In the genome of Halapricum salinum, one region contains:
- a CDS encoding GTPBP1 family GTP-binding protein: protein MSRDRAVLERAIERGEREGGSVEFKERLSKDLHAADGRFESLAAQLRHRVLSGDGEATYVVGVTDDGGIAGIDPDTFSESMDVLSLLAEEAGAHIEDVQTWSADERGGIVGVAEIREGTVLTDDEHIVVGTAGHVDHGKSTLVGSLVTGQADDGQGGTRSYLDVQPHEVERGLSADLSYGVYGFDDDGPVRMDNPDRKTDRARVVEESDRLVSFVDTVGHEPWLRTTIRGIVGQKLDYGLLTVAADDGPTKTTREHLGILLATDLPTMVAITKTDLVDDDRLAEVEREVERLLRDAEKTPLPVERHGVDAAVEEISETVVPILRTSAVEEVGLDQLDELFERLPKTETAADGQFKMYVDRSYKVTGVGAVASGTIKSGRVEAGDELLLGPMADGNFREVEVRSIEMHYHRVDEAQAGRIVGIALKGVREADVERGMVLLPRKADPDPVREFEAEVMVLNHPTRIGDGYEPVVHLETVSEAAAFYPEGGRLLPGDKGTARVRFKFRPYSIEEGQRFVFREGRSKGVGTVTDITGVE from the coding sequence ATGAGCCGGGACCGAGCCGTCCTCGAACGCGCGATCGAACGCGGCGAACGCGAGGGCGGCAGCGTCGAGTTCAAAGAGCGGCTCAGCAAAGACCTGCACGCCGCTGACGGTCGCTTCGAGAGCCTCGCAGCGCAACTGCGCCACCGCGTGCTCTCGGGTGACGGCGAGGCCACCTACGTCGTCGGCGTCACCGACGACGGCGGCATCGCCGGGATCGATCCCGACACCTTCTCCGAGTCGATGGACGTCCTCTCGCTGTTGGCCGAAGAGGCCGGCGCACACATCGAAGACGTCCAGACCTGGAGCGCCGACGAACGGGGCGGCATCGTCGGCGTCGCCGAGATACGAGAGGGAACAGTGTTGACTGACGACGAGCACATCGTCGTCGGGACAGCGGGCCACGTCGACCACGGCAAGTCCACGCTCGTGGGCTCGCTCGTCACGGGCCAGGCCGACGACGGCCAGGGCGGCACTCGCTCGTACCTGGACGTCCAGCCCCACGAGGTCGAGCGCGGCCTCTCGGCGGACCTCTCGTACGGCGTCTACGGCTTCGACGACGACGGTCCGGTTCGGATGGACAACCCCGACCGCAAGACCGACCGCGCTCGTGTCGTCGAGGAGTCGGATCGACTCGTGAGTTTCGTCGACACCGTCGGCCACGAGCCGTGGCTGCGCACCACGATCCGGGGTATCGTCGGCCAGAAACTCGACTACGGCCTCTTGACTGTGGCCGCCGACGACGGCCCGACCAAGACGACACGCGAGCACCTGGGTATCCTGCTGGCGACCGACCTGCCGACGATGGTCGCGATCACGAAGACCGACCTGGTCGACGATGATCGACTCGCCGAGGTCGAACGCGAGGTAGAGCGACTCCTGCGCGATGCGGAGAAGACACCCCTCCCCGTGGAACGCCACGGCGTGGACGCCGCCGTCGAGGAGATCTCCGAGACTGTGGTCCCGATCCTCCGAACGTCGGCGGTCGAGGAGGTCGGGCTCGACCAGCTGGACGAACTGTTCGAGCGTCTGCCGAAGACCGAGACGGCCGCCGACGGGCAGTTCAAGATGTACGTCGACCGCTCCTACAAGGTGACCGGCGTCGGCGCGGTCGCCTCGGGGACGATCAAGTCCGGACGCGTCGAAGCCGGCGACGAACTCTTGCTCGGGCCGATGGCCGACGGCAACTTCCGGGAGGTCGAGGTCCGCTCGATCGAGATGCATTACCACCGCGTCGACGAGGCCCAGGCCGGCCGGATCGTCGGCATCGCGCTGAAAGGGGTCCGCGAAGCCGACGTCGAGCGCGGGATGGTCCTGCTCCCCCGGAAGGCCGACCCCGACCCTGTCCGGGAGTTCGAGGCCGAGGTGATGGTTCTCAATCACCCCACCCGGATCGGCGACGGCTACGAGCCCGTGGTCCACCTCGAAACCGTCAGCGAGGCCGCCGCCTTCTACCCCGAAGGTGGTCGACTCCTCCCCGGTGACAAGGGGACGGCGAGAGTGCGATTCAAGTTTCGGCCCTACTCAATCGAGGAGGGCCAGCGGTTCGTCTTCCGCGAGGGCCGGAGCAAGGGCGTCGGGACTGTGACAGATATCACGGGCGTGGAGTAA
- a CDS encoding helix-turn-helix domain-containing protein: MKHVRARITADGREGDIHPMYDLWTNADFVERSDALQWNFTGDALGMLHYAIGDAEALEVAVEDIPQVIGYELLPVGEDAFYVYVRDATTDALGELFGPITEGGLIVVPPIRYHEDGTVTFSLFGPDAEIQAAVEAVPDVVDVTIEAVGGLQATAQTGAAALSTRQREAVTTAVEIGYYEIPRHASHEDVAEAIDCAPSTAAEHLRKAESTLISTIFRQ, translated from the coding sequence ATGAAGCACGTCCGAGCCCGGATCACCGCGGATGGTCGGGAGGGAGACATCCACCCGATGTACGACCTCTGGACCAACGCAGACTTCGTCGAGCGATCCGACGCACTCCAGTGGAACTTTACCGGAGACGCGCTGGGGATGCTCCATTACGCTATCGGTGACGCCGAGGCTTTGGAAGTCGCCGTCGAAGACATCCCGCAGGTGATCGGCTACGAGTTGCTGCCGGTCGGTGAAGACGCCTTCTACGTGTACGTTCGGGACGCGACGACAGACGCACTCGGTGAACTGTTCGGACCCATCACCGAGGGCGGGCTGATCGTCGTCCCGCCGATTCGCTATCACGAGGACGGGACGGTAACGTTCTCGTTGTTCGGCCCGGACGCGGAGATTCAGGCGGCTGTCGAGGCTGTCCCCGACGTGGTCGACGTGACGATCGAGGCAGTCGGTGGCCTCCAGGCGACGGCACAGACTGGCGCGGCCGCGCTCTCGACGCGTCAGCGTGAAGCCGTCACGACCGCAGTCGAGATCGGATACTACGAGATTCCACGCCACGCCAGTCACGAGGACGTCGCCGAGGCCATCGATTGTGCACCCAGTACCGCCGCCGAGCACCTCCGGAAGGCCGAGTCGACGCTCATCTCGACGATATTCCGTCAGTAA
- a CDS encoding NAD-dependent epimerase/dehydratase family protein — protein MKVFIAGATGVLGHRLVDSLADRGHEVHGLARDAEGEQIVERYGGIARRGDVLEPGSLDRVIDDDVDVLIHAATAIPDSTKPSDEEWVRNDRVRLDGMTNLLAAAPETLQQVLFPSVVWVVRQPDGSEFDETAAYNPDRATESAAEVEDLLRERATQATFDAAILRCGFFYASDARDTREWGKDLLDGDLPIVGGGLLGRQDGTMSFVHIDDAATAFVAAVEQGASGVYHVVDDRPVAPAAFFETFADLLDAPEPGRVPGWLARFFVGKIAADLLTSEWRTTNEKARQELDWEPTHPTVAEGLQQIVETWQSEGQLVETDTGIEWSGDDVRQADTPGSTA, from the coding sequence ATGAAGGTCTTCATCGCTGGCGCAACAGGCGTTCTCGGACACCGACTCGTCGACTCGCTCGCCGACCGCGGTCATGAGGTTCACGGCCTTGCACGTGACGCGGAGGGCGAACAGATCGTCGAAAGATACGGTGGGATCGCGAGACGGGGCGACGTCCTCGAACCCGGGTCGCTCGATCGGGTGATCGACGACGATGTCGACGTGCTGATCCACGCTGCGACGGCGATACCGGACTCGACCAAACCCAGCGACGAGGAGTGGGTGCGAAACGATCGCGTCCGTCTGGACGGGATGACAAATCTGCTTGCTGCCGCGCCCGAGACGCTCCAGCAAGTCCTGTTCCCGAGCGTCGTGTGGGTGGTCCGGCAGCCCGACGGCTCGGAATTCGACGAGACAGCCGCGTACAATCCAGACCGAGCGACCGAATCAGCTGCCGAAGTCGAGGATCTGCTTCGCGAGCGCGCCACGCAGGCAACGTTCGATGCTGCGATCCTCCGGTGTGGATTCTTCTATGCGTCCGATGCCCGGGACACTCGCGAGTGGGGCAAAGACTTACTCGACGGCGACCTGCCGATCGTCGGCGGCGGACTTCTCGGTCGCCAGGACGGGACGATGTCGTTCGTTCATATCGACGACGCGGCCACAGCGTTCGTCGCGGCCGTCGAGCAGGGCGCGAGTGGGGTCTACCACGTCGTCGACGACCGGCCAGTGGCGCCGGCAGCGTTCTTCGAGACCTTCGCCGATCTGCTCGATGCACCTGAACCGGGACGTGTCCCGGGCTGGCTCGCCCGGTTTTTCGTCGGGAAGATCGCCGCCGACCTGCTCACGAGCGAGTGGCGAACGACCAACGAGAAGGCGCGCCAGGAACTCGACTGGGAACCCACCCACCCTACTGTCGCGGAGGGATTACAGCAGATCGTCGAGACGTGGCAGTCGGAGGGACAGCTCGTCGAGACAGATACCGGCATCGAGTGGTCGGGCGATGACGTCAGGCAGGCCGACACTCCGGGGTCGACGGCCTGA
- a CDS encoding GNAT family N-acetyltransferase, giving the protein MTEADIRQARLEDHDAVAAFTSDTWADRDVGDYIPDVFPEWIETDGPDQRTVVVDCDEDIGGICQAVVLSEHEAWLQGMRVNPDYRGEGYGLAMVEHLFAWCRERGASLARNMVFSWNDAGLGQSRAAGFEPAAEARWAQPAPDPNADPALDVVENPDAAWACWQRSRACRRLSGLGIDPGESWSLSEVTRQRLGDLADSQRVLAVQDGAGTRASTARVRVRERETDDGVESIAVYGFSVWDDLESARALFDAVAADAADLGVDRTRVLVPETCRHVSDVAAARADASDEPIFVLEADLTV; this is encoded by the coding sequence ATGACCGAGGCCGACATCCGCCAGGCCAGACTCGAGGACCACGACGCAGTCGCGGCCTTCACGAGCGACACCTGGGCCGACCGCGACGTGGGCGACTACATCCCTGACGTCTTCCCCGAGTGGATCGAAACTGACGGTCCCGACCAGCGTACCGTCGTCGTGGACTGCGATGAGGACATCGGCGGCATCTGCCAGGCGGTCGTCCTCTCCGAACACGAGGCCTGGCTCCAGGGCATGCGGGTCAACCCCGACTACCGCGGAGAAGGCTACGGCCTCGCGATGGTCGAGCACCTCTTCGCGTGGTGTCGCGAGCGGGGCGCGTCACTCGCCAGAAATATGGTCTTCTCCTGGAACGACGCCGGCCTCGGCCAGTCCCGGGCGGCGGGATTCGAGCCGGCCGCGGAAGCCCGCTGGGCCCAGCCCGCGCCCGATCCGAATGCGGATCCGGCCCTCGACGTGGTCGAGAATCCAGACGCGGCCTGGGCCTGCTGGCAGCGCAGTCGGGCCTGCCGGCGGCTCTCGGGGCTGGGGATCGATCCCGGGGAGTCGTGGTCGCTCTCGGAGGTGACCCGCCAGCGACTGGGCGACCTCGCCGACAGCCAGCGTGTGCTCGCAGTGCAGGACGGGGCGGGCACGCGCGCGTCGACTGCTCGGGTCCGCGTTCGCGAACGCGAGACCGACGACGGCGTCGAGTCCATCGCCGTCTACGGATTCAGCGTCTGGGACGATCTGGAGAGCGCACGGGCGCTGTTCGACGCCGTCGCCGCCGACGCCGCCGACCTGGGTGTCGATCGAACCCGGGTGCTCGTCCCCGAGACCTGCCGGCACGTCTCGGACGTGGCCGCCGCGCGAGCCGACGCCAGCGACGAACCGATCTTCGTGCTCGAAGCGGATCTGACAGTCTGA
- a CDS encoding carotenoid biosynthesis protein, translating to MPSSRAFAASTTAIGLIALAHAVLTWPLEATLAFFAGGAAIAFVAEAAVINLDWLDHHVGPKVLGVPIYVLFGWTGVVYLSFRVALLAVDGVPAVALGAAIATTYDILTDHRGVADGHWTYTDDLPGPRLREVPWWNFAGWVVISAATAAFTLPFL from the coding sequence ATGCCGAGCAGCCGTGCCTTCGCCGCCTCGACGACGGCGATCGGACTGATCGCGCTCGCACACGCCGTCCTCACGTGGCCCCTGGAAGCGACCCTCGCGTTCTTCGCGGGCGGCGCAGCGATCGCCTTCGTCGCCGAGGCAGCCGTCATCAATCTCGATTGGCTCGACCATCACGTCGGGCCCAAAGTGCTGGGCGTCCCGATATATGTCCTCTTCGGGTGGACCGGTGTCGTCTATCTCTCGTTTCGGGTGGCGTTGCTGGCCGTCGACGGCGTGCCCGCTGTCGCGCTCGGGGCGGCGATTGCGACGACGTACGATATACTCACCGACCACCGAGGGGTCGCCGACGGCCACTGGACGTATACCGACGACCTGCCGGGGCCGCGTCTCCGGGAGGTTCCGTGGTGGAACTTCGCCGGCTGGGTCGTGATCAGCGCTGCCACTGCGGCGTTCACGTTGCCGTTCCTGTGA
- a CDS encoding DUF2240 family protein: MSLRTAVAAPFVQSGTDRLGRSDFVVALSLDRDWFSPDQAKRLLDVAEGEGLLDTEDGEVVATFDVGSVSIPEDFVPEESILRQRTTFERVLDAVVEAGTEKQAAVAAINGLQSDLGVTLEAAAVVYARRQGLAVTDHATRALGEY; this comes from the coding sequence GGCAGCCCCGTTCGTCCAGTCGGGGACGGATCGACTGGGACGTAGCGACTTCGTCGTCGCACTGTCGCTCGACCGTGACTGGTTCTCCCCCGACCAGGCCAAGCGGCTGCTGGACGTCGCCGAAGGCGAGGGGCTACTCGACACCGAGGACGGCGAGGTCGTGGCGACCTTCGACGTCGGGTCGGTGTCGATCCCCGAGGACTTCGTGCCCGAGGAGTCGATCCTCCGCCAGCGGACGACCTTCGAGCGCGTCCTCGATGCGGTCGTCGAGGCCGGGACCGAGAAACAGGCCGCTGTCGCCGCGATCAACGGCCTCCAGAGCGACCTCGGCGTTACGCTCGAAGCCGCGGCAGTCGTCTACGCCCGCCGGCAGGGACTGGCCGTGACCGACCACGCCACGCGCGCACTGGGGGAGTACTGA